A single window of Colletes latitarsis isolate SP2378_abdomen chromosome 11, iyColLati1, whole genome shotgun sequence DNA harbors:
- the Polo gene encoding serine/threonine-protein kinase polo, which produces MSKEEKECVIPNVIVDVNSGRSYIKGRFFGKGGFAKCYEIKESKTHRVFAGKIVPKSQITKSNHREKMTQEISIHQNLKHKNVVGFYSFFDDPLNVYIILELCRKRSMMELHKRRKALTECETRYYMKQILDGVHYLHQNKIIHRDLKLGNLFLSDDLQVKIGDFGLATRLEHDGERKKTVCGTPNYIAPEILTKSGHSYEVDVWSIGCIMYTLLVGKPPFETSSLRETYARIKQVQYNIPEHINPIAMNMISNMLQGNPSKRPTIGKLIKDRFFTCGYMPQSLPLSCLTMAPRLDMLEMHNQRKPLTEMNTNVEAEGPNFVFRVPNSPARKAKPADGASEMQKMNPDIKTMLQTLREQLSAVLKAKPSWEMAESEDEMTDPAAQPVVWISKWVDYSDKYGFGYQLSDDGVGVMYNDGTRLIMLANCFNIHYINREGNELYYTVREYPPELEKKMKLLNFFLKYMKEYLMKAGSSFAVKPSDAMSRIPYIHQWFRTQSAVVMQLTNGTVQINFLDHTKIIMCPLMAAVTYIDEDKNFKTYKFQTIQENGCCKGLAKNLAYAHEKLILMLSNPQVR; this is translated from the exons atGTCGAAAGAAGAGAAAGAATGCGTTATTCCGAACGTGATAGTCGACGTAAACTCAGGAAGAAGTTATATTAAAGGTCGATTTTTCGGAAAG GGTGGGTTCGCAAAGTGCTATGAAATCAAAGAATCAAAGACACATCGTGTGTTTGCTGGGAAAATTGTACCGAAATCGCAAATTACTAAAAGCAATCACAGAGAAAAAATGACACAAGAAATCTCTATTCATCAAAATTTGAAGCACAAAAATGTTGTTGGTTTTTATAGTTTTTTCGATGATCCTCTGAACGTGTATATAATTTTAGAATTGTGCCGCAAAAGG TCAATGATGGAACTGCACAAACGCAGAAAAGCTCTGACAGAGTGTGAGACCAGATATTATATGAAGCAAATTTTAGATGGTGTGCATTACTTGCATCAAAATAAGATAATTCATAGAGATCTAAAATTgggtaatttatttttaagcgACGATCTGCAAGTTAAAATAGGTGATTTTGGATTGGCCACTAGATTGGAGCACGACGGCGAACGGAAGAA GACAGTCTGTGGTACCCCTAATTATATAGCGccagaaattttaacaaaatctgGCCACTCGTATGAAGTCGATGTATGGAGTATCGGATGTATAATGTATACTTTGCTTGTGGGCAAACCTCCATTTGAAACTTCCAGTTTAAGGGAAACCTATGCTAGAATTAAACAAGTTCAGTACAATATTCCCGAGCACATCAATCCAATTGCTATGAATATGATCTCTAATATGTTGCAAGGAAATCCGTCTAAACGTCCAACCATAGGCAAATTAATAAAAGACCGGTTCTTTACTTGCG GTTACATGCCGCAGAGCTTGCCGCTGTCATGTTTAACTATGGCGCCTCGACTAGATATGTTAGAGATGCATAATCAACGTAAACCATTGACTGAAATGAATACTAATGTAGAAGCCGAAGGACCGAACTTCGTATTTAGAGTACCTAATAGTCCGGCGCGTAAAGCAAAGCCTGCGGATGGAGCGAGCGAAATGCAGAAAATGAATCCCGATATTAAAACGATGCTTCAGACGTTAAGAGAACAGCTGTCTGCGGTACTGAAGGCTAAGCCAAGTTGGGAAATGGCAGAGTCGGAAG ACGAAATGACGGATCCCGCGGCGCAGCCTGTAGTATGGATAAGTAAATGGGTTGATTATTCAGATAAATATGGTTTTGGATACCAGCTTTCCGACGATGGAGTGGGTGTGATGTATAACGACGGCACTCGGCTGATAATGCTAGCAAACTGTTTCAATATTCATTACATAAACCGCGAAGGAAACGAGTTGTACTACACTGTTAGGGAATATCCACCTGAACTGGAAAAGAAGATGAAACTTCTAAACTTCTTTTTGAAATACATGAAGGAGTATTTGATGAAAGCTGGAAGTTCGTTTGCTGTGAAACCGAGCGATGCTATGTCTAGAATACCTTACATACATCAGTGGTTTAGAACGCAGAGTGCTGTGGTTATGCAGCTGACTAATGGAACAGTGCAA ATCAACTTCCTAGATCACACAAAAATTATCATGTGCCCGCTAATGGCAGCTGTTACGTACATAGACGAGGACAAGAATTTCAAAACCTATAAATTCCAAACCATACAAGAAAATGGATGCTGCAAAGGATTGGCCAAAAATTTGGCATACGCCCACGAAAAGCTAATATTGATGTTATCGAATCCACAAGTTCGATAA